In Microbacterium sp. AB, a single genomic region encodes these proteins:
- a CDS encoding DMT family transporter has product MTDAGGEEAMASGVPRRGLLRPVVGVGGAVAVGALTAVQARVNGQLGLALDAGLVAAVVSFGSGFLILVVLSAALPAGRRGLSSLATALRERRLPWWLLAGGGAGAFSVATQSLTVAVIGVAMFSVGMIAGQTVHGLVLDRVGYSPAGVSAVTLPRLAGALLVLAAVAVSLTGGSIARTPLWMLVLPFLVGAGVAWQTATNGRLRQRIGSALSATLVNFAGGTLVLGVAALCHVAFVGAPAPAPPQPWLYLGGALGVAYIFISAALTPRTGVLLMTLGSVLGMLAASVVLDVVWPPESPPAVWQRALTVALAAAGVIVASLPPRLRRG; this is encoded by the coding sequence GTGACCGACGCGGGAGGGGAGGAGGCCATGGCCTCCGGAGTGCCCCGGCGAGGGCTTCTTCGCCCGGTCGTCGGCGTCGGCGGCGCCGTCGCGGTCGGAGCGCTCACCGCCGTCCAGGCGCGCGTCAACGGCCAGCTCGGCCTCGCGCTCGACGCGGGTCTCGTCGCGGCGGTCGTCTCCTTCGGCTCGGGCTTCCTCATCCTCGTCGTGCTGTCGGCCGCGCTGCCCGCCGGACGCCGCGGCCTCTCGTCGCTCGCGACCGCGCTGCGCGAGCGACGGCTGCCCTGGTGGCTCCTCGCAGGGGGCGGCGCGGGAGCGTTCAGCGTCGCGACGCAGAGCCTCACCGTCGCCGTGATCGGCGTCGCGATGTTCTCCGTCGGCATGATCGCCGGGCAGACCGTGCACGGCCTCGTCCTCGACCGCGTCGGCTACAGCCCCGCGGGCGTGAGCGCCGTCACCCTGCCCCGCCTGGCGGGCGCGCTGCTCGTGCTGGCCGCCGTCGCCGTCTCGCTCACGGGCGGGTCGATCGCACGGACGCCGCTGTGGATGCTCGTGCTGCCGTTCCTCGTCGGAGCGGGCGTCGCCTGGCAGACGGCGACGAACGGGCGGTTGCGCCAGCGGATCGGGTCCGCGCTCTCGGCGACGCTCGTGAACTTCGCCGGCGGCACCCTCGTCCTCGGCGTCGCCGCGCTCTGCCACGTCGCGTTCGTCGGCGCCCCGGCCCCCGCGCCGCCGCAGCCGTGGCTCTATCTGGGCGGGGCGCTGGGGGTCGCGTACATCTTCATCTCCGCCGCGCTCACCCCGCGCACGGGCGTGCTGCTCATGACGCTGGGGTCTGTGCTCGGGATGCTCGCCGCATCCGTCGTGCTCGACGTCGTCTGGCCGCCGGAGTCGCCGCCCGCCGTGTGGCAGCGTGCGCTCACGGTGGCCCTGGCCGCCGCGGGCGTGATCGTCGCGTCGCTGCCGCCGCGTCTCCGGCGCGGCTGA
- a CDS encoding nitroreductase family protein — translation MSSALEAARGRRSWSKVTEEAPTREELLPLVAAAGRVADHTRLMPWRLVELRGDDRLRLGEAIGRATGDGPSTKPLRAPLLIAIVSSPRPSGKVPEWEQEAVASGVAHTLSLLLDEAGWGVMWRTGGFVRSAAVAEAHGLTRREKLLGWLYVGGRPDRDREGFRAGVDPDRVLTRMPGA, via the coding sequence ATGAGTTCCGCCCTGGAGGCCGCCCGAGGCCGCCGCTCATGGTCGAAGGTGACGGAGGAGGCGCCCACGCGCGAGGAGCTGCTGCCGCTCGTGGCCGCAGCAGGACGCGTCGCGGACCACACGAGGCTGATGCCCTGGCGGCTCGTCGAGCTGCGCGGCGACGACCGACTGCGCCTGGGCGAGGCGATCGGCCGGGCCACCGGCGACGGACCGTCGACGAAGCCGCTGCGCGCACCTCTGCTCATCGCGATCGTCTCGAGTCCGCGGCCGAGCGGGAAGGTCCCCGAGTGGGAGCAGGAGGCCGTCGCCTCCGGCGTCGCGCACACGCTCAGCCTGCTGCTCGACGAGGCCGGCTGGGGCGTCATGTGGCGCACGGGCGGCTTCGTCCGCTCCGCCGCGGTCGCCGAGGCGCATGGGCTGACGCGACGCGAGAAGCTCCTCGGATGGCTGTACGTCGGCGGCCGTCCCGACCGAGACCGGGAGGGCTTCCGGGCCGGGGTCGATCCCGACCGCGTCCTCACGCGGATGCCCGGGGCCTGA
- the msrB gene encoding peptide-methionine (R)-S-oxide reductase MsrB, with the protein MSYEVEKSDAEWREELSPEQYAVLREAGTERPWTGELLDEERAGLYTCAACGAELFKSGTKFDSHCGWPSFYESVRPDAVQLLDDTSQGMVRTEVRCATCGSHLGHVFPDGFGTPTGDRYCMNSLSLDFTPEA; encoded by the coding sequence ATGTCGTATGAGGTCGAGAAGTCCGACGCCGAGTGGCGCGAAGAGCTGTCGCCGGAGCAGTACGCGGTGCTCCGCGAAGCCGGCACGGAGAGGCCGTGGACGGGTGAGCTCCTCGACGAGGAGCGCGCCGGTCTGTACACCTGCGCGGCCTGCGGCGCGGAGCTGTTCAAGAGCGGCACGAAGTTCGACTCGCACTGCGGATGGCCGAGCTTCTACGAGTCGGTCCGCCCCGACGCGGTGCAGCTCCTCGACGACACGAGCCAGGGGATGGTGCGCACCGAGGTGCGCTGCGCCACCTGCGGCTCGCACCTGGGGCACGTCTTCCCCGATGGGTTCGGGACGCCGACCGGCGACCGCTACTGCATGAACTCGCTGTCGCTGGACTTCACCCCCGAGGCGTGA
- a CDS encoding DUF2332 domain-containing protein — MDEVARVRERFARFAAEEAPGRSDVYEEWAGGVAGDGEIAAILARIPASHRQPPLVFAVTRLRGAAASDYASWAAFVRADAEGIVAECAARSLQTNEPLRCAALLPALSLVDGPVALLELGASGGLCLFPDRYSYRYAGAAGEVALDPADGASPVVLAAELRGSVVPAVRMPEIVWRAGIDLQPRDPRDPDDRAWLAGLVWPGETGRAERIAAAVDVAASGAPRLVAGDVADLALLREVAASAPVGATLVITTPGLLPYLPRARREALVAGIRDLDARWVTLDQPALHDAWTTPIDPGTWGDGFALALDGDVLAAADPLGSWLHWRA, encoded by the coding sequence ATGGACGAGGTCGCCAGGGTCAGGGAGCGGTTCGCGCGGTTCGCCGCTGAGGAGGCGCCCGGCCGCTCCGACGTCTACGAGGAATGGGCCGGCGGGGTGGCGGGGGACGGGGAGATCGCCGCGATTCTCGCGCGCATCCCCGCCTCGCACCGGCAGCCGCCGCTCGTGTTCGCCGTCACGCGCCTGCGCGGCGCGGCCGCCTCCGACTACGCGAGCTGGGCCGCGTTCGTCCGGGCGGACGCCGAGGGGATCGTCGCGGAGTGCGCGGCGCGCAGCCTGCAGACCAACGAGCCCCTCCGATGCGCGGCGCTCCTGCCCGCCCTCTCTCTCGTCGACGGGCCGGTCGCCCTCCTGGAGCTCGGGGCGTCGGGCGGACTGTGCCTCTTCCCCGATCGGTACTCGTACCGATACGCCGGTGCGGCGGGAGAGGTCGCGCTCGATCCCGCGGACGGCGCCTCGCCGGTCGTCCTGGCGGCGGAGCTGCGGGGCTCGGTCGTGCCTGCGGTGCGGATGCCCGAGATCGTGTGGCGCGCGGGCATCGACCTGCAGCCCCGGGATCCGCGAGACCCGGACGACAGGGCATGGCTCGCCGGACTCGTGTGGCCGGGCGAGACGGGGCGGGCCGAGCGGATCGCCGCGGCCGTCGACGTCGCGGCGTCGGGTGCGCCGCGGCTCGTGGCGGGTGACGTCGCCGACCTCGCCCTCCTCCGGGAAGTCGCGGCGAGCGCGCCGGTCGGGGCGACGCTCGTGATCACGACGCCGGGCCTGCTCCCGTACCTGCCGCGCGCGAGGCGCGAGGCGCTCGTCGCGGGCATCCGCGATCTCGACGCCCGGTGGGTCACCCTCGACCAGCCCGCGCTGCACGACGCGTGGACGACGCCGATCGACCCCGGCACGTGGGGGGACGGCTTCGCGCTCGCGCTGGACGGCGACGTGCTCGCAGCGGCCGATCCGCTCGGGTCGTGGCTGCACTGGCGTGCCTGA
- a CDS encoding DUF3263 domain-containing protein: MSAAAALSDRESAILAFEATWGGHSGAKEEGIRMQLGLSPARYYQLLGRLIDTEAAIAADPLLVKRLRRIRDERIAERLRVTS, encoded by the coding sequence ATGTCCGCAGCAGCCGCACTCAGTGACCGCGAGAGCGCCATCCTCGCCTTCGAGGCGACCTGGGGCGGGCACAGCGGGGCGAAGGAGGAGGGCATCCGCATGCAGCTCGGTCTCAGCCCCGCCCGCTACTACCAGCTGCTCGGCCGGCTCATCGACACGGAGGCGGCGATCGCCGCCGACCCGTTGCTCGTGAAGCGCCTGCGGCGCATCCGCGACGAGCGCATCGCAGAGCGTCTCCGCGTCACCAGCTGA
- a CDS encoding LytR C-terminal domain-containing protein — MPSTYPRDRFDEVPHESGRVGAHRAENPGMRGVVVFLWAAVATIVLVIAGVLGFLYLSQQGALPAPTDDPAPVETTAAAIDTSYTVLVLNGTATEGLDDEVAAELVAAGFAEDLVIPTDSSSTDFAETTVYYADAVDEAVARGVAEAIGASEVVQSTAYQNENPEQKELTVVVGLDRVSAG, encoded by the coding sequence ATGCCGAGCACCTACCCCCGGGACCGCTTCGACGAGGTCCCGCACGAGTCAGGACGCGTCGGCGCGCACCGCGCGGAGAACCCCGGCATGCGCGGAGTCGTCGTCTTCCTCTGGGCCGCCGTCGCGACGATCGTGCTCGTGATCGCAGGCGTCCTCGGATTCCTGTACCTCTCCCAGCAGGGCGCCCTCCCGGCCCCCACGGACGATCCGGCGCCCGTCGAGACGACCGCGGCCGCCATCGACACCTCGTACACCGTGCTCGTCCTCAACGGCACGGCCACGGAGGGACTCGACGACGAGGTCGCCGCGGAGCTCGTCGCGGCGGGCTTCGCCGAGGACCTCGTGATCCCGACCGACTCCAGCTCCACGGACTTCGCCGAGACGACGGTGTACTACGCGGACGCGGTGGACGAGGCCGTGGCCCGCGGCGTCGCGGAGGCGATCGGCGCGAGCGAGGTCGTGCAGAGCACGGCGTACCAGAACGAGAACCCCGAGCAGAAGGAGCTCACGGTGGTCGTCGGACTGGATCGTGTTTCGGCCGGGTAA
- a CDS encoding cold-shock protein: protein MTQGTVKWFNAEKGYGFITVADGSQDVFVHYSNIEMSGFRVLEEGQAVEFTVGAGQKGPQAETVRLA, encoded by the coding sequence ATGACCCAGGGCACCGTCAAGTGGTTCAACGCCGAGAAGGGCTACGGCTTCATCACCGTCGCCGACGGCAGCCAGGACGTCTTCGTGCACTATTCGAACATCGAGATGAGCGGGTTCCGCGTGCTCGAGGAGGGACAGGCCGTGGAGTTCACGGTCGGCGCCGGTCAGAAGGGACCGCAGGCGGAGACCGTGCGTCTGGCCTGA